From a region of the Syngnathoides biaculeatus isolate LvHL_M chromosome 2, ASM1980259v1, whole genome shotgun sequence genome:
- the LOC133496098 gene encoding dynein axonemal heavy chain 12-like: MRANLHIVHPIMQTILEIGNTTFSSMALVDLTGYRAMGPVDSKELHKELAVECETAEEQIMNTWFPKVINLLTTPKTLGSVKEDVLNAFFDCACTLISNQLKNLLQRSVEEFVYPFHPNNYHFLPIFHMTLTFNDEKMGIYPTLEELEEDVFEILNTITNTLQKVQTVQSWLAQSSSEYVDARAPDHTLAWARFTVTATVRKNLEEPDRYFQNYVDNYDWLVNGTAQNRVETFVNETHSFAEYIKQVEEFCDLSRKLDKLPTKVHFPMVELYCEQLNQGLAKKAKAYAEILISKIKTKHTEQVLQICSDFETIRENALNVPETTDDMAKMIDYIEITKTQSIVLLHEKIKKAQIRLSFLLDVHIFEPEDLELNSTVFMWPLKIQEVFEVSDGVLQEANRKGEMEMLAKRERVKVHLAKLERRIKEFPHCSDLDMMQKYMTEVRTVQNLLQEAEETITDIHKDEIFHQWEQTHYPEVEVMRDSVEQYQKLFGLLLKWQRAEGRWMEGSFVDLDGAEMEVKLDEFYREIFKMLKYFQKRSKNKQDSKKKTGLSKQRRGEEDANMDKNPSILCSTVLEQVKKFKEYIPLVLVLCNPGIRGRHWKQMSQIVGYDLTPDAGTTLRKVLKQNLTPYLKQFQSVGAAASKEFSMEKAMKSMVTLWDGVSLQHQSYRDTGVSILTALDEIQAMLDDQIVKTQTMRNSPFIKPLEKEIKVWEERLLRIQETIDEWLKVQAQWLYLEPIFCSADIMQQIPEEGRLFQIVDKNWKEVMRHCVKDSKLLEATSMPGLLEKLQESNCHLETIMKGLNSYLEKKRLFFPRFFFLSNDEMLEILSETKDPLCVQPHLKKCFEGIAKLDFLPNLDIQAMYSSEGERVELIQRISTVEAKGAVEKWLIQVEDLMIHSVRNVVACSRMAYSETPRNQWVREWPGQVVICTSQIFWTLEVHEAIRAGAKGVKNYFKELQKQLSDIVGLVRGKLPKQTRITLGALVTIDVHARDVVMELIDHGVANESDFRWLAQLRYYWSNGDVRVRIMNCDVNYAYEYLGNCPRLVITPLTDRCYRTLIGAFFLNLGGAPEGPAGTGKTETTKDLAKALAVQCVVFNCSDGLDYLAMGKFFKGLASSGAWACFDEFNRIELEVLSVVAQQVLCIQRAIEMNLEYFDFEGTMLKLNPNCFVSITMNPGYAGRSELPDNLKVLFRTVTMMVPNYALIAEISLYSYGFHNAKPLSVKIAMTYKLCSEQLSSQFHYDYGMRAVKAVLVAAGNLKLKYPDENEDILLLRSIKDVNKPKFLSHDITLFNGIISDLFPGVSLPGADYELFLEAAKECCKKHNVQSTKIFMEKLIQTYEMMIVRHGFMLVGESFAGKTKVIHVLADTLILMNKRGYGEEEKVIFRTLNPKSITMGQLFGHFDLVSHEWTDGLVANTFREYASSETLERKWVVFDGPIDTLWIESMNTVLDDNKKLCLMSGEIIQMSNQMSLIFEAMDLSQASPATVSRCGMIYMEPSQLGWEPLVLSWMNTLPDVLKSPDHNNLLVELFHWLLPPSFSLLRKHCREVVTTTNWNTSVSLCRLFEILLIKPLETETNNETIRAWVMAAFSFSLVWSVGGSCDSKSREKFSEFIRDTVSGKTEDHPVPDIVGKWECPVDEKGLVYDYFYEFKGKGKWIHWNDAIKSVSLGDKSTKVQDIIVPTIDSVRYTFLMDICITYGIPLLLAGPTGTGKSVYVMEKLMNGLDKDLFLPLSINFSARTTANQTQNIIMAKLDKRRKGVFGPPMGKKYLIFIDDVNIPALEQFGAQPPVELLRQFMDHRKWYDLKDTSGIKLVDIQIITAMGPPGGGRNAVTSRFLRHFNIFSINSFSDETMLRIFSIMVAFYLKNNEFPPEYFTIGSQMVTATMEVYKQAMENLLPTPAKSHYTFNLRDFSRVIQGCLLVKSKSLENKRTMIRLFVHEVFRVFYDRLVDDKDRAWFYQLMTKILKDHFNENFNQVFDHLKQGSQLVEQDMQTLLFGDYMNPDLEADDRLYAEVPSIESFAEVVEGCLVEYNQMNKNHMNLVIFRYALEHLSRISRVLKQPGGNALLIGVGGSGRQSITRLATFIAKMNLFQPEISKSYSIVEWRDDLKKLLKDAGVKGERTVFLLTDAQIKNETFLEDVNSVLNTGEVPNLFAVDEKQDIIETVRPIAQAKNKSVQLSQLTLFAYFVARCKEYLHIVVVFSPIGEAFRSRLRQFPSLINCCTINWFQPWPEDALERVANSFLTPLEMKENERKEVIPICKTFHTSAIQLSERFLFELGRHNYVTPTSYLELMGAFSQLLTMKRDAVMKAKKRYTNGLEKLAFAESQVGEMKLQLVELQPKLEEAQSENKRIMKVIAVESVEVEAKSKLVRVEEEATAIQAGEAQSLKDECDSELAEAIPALEEAITALNTLKPADITVVKSMKNPPAGVKLVMSAVCVMRGMPPEKVADPAGSGKKVLDYWGPSKKLLSDMNFLRDLKEYDKDNIPAESMQKIRSTFMTNPDFSPAKVAKASSAAEGLCKWIKAIESYDRVVKIVAPKKAKQAEAQATLAAAMTELSEKRAHLKEVEHRLADLKRTFDEKTEEKNKLEAQRDLCQRKLDRAEKLIGGLGGEKMRWSKAADDLQNVYDNLTGDILISAGVMAYLGPFTANFRQDCTSHWINLCQSKSIPSSDDFSLSKTLGDPIKIRGWNIAGLPTDAFSIDNGVIISNSRRWPLMIDPQGQANKWVKNSEKENNLNIIKLTDDDYMRTLENCIQFGSPLLLENVGEELDPSLEPLLLKQTFKQGGVEYIKLGECVIEYSPEFRFYITTKLRNPHYLPELVTKVSLLNFMITPEGLEDQLLGIVVAKESPELEEERNVLILQSASNTRQLKETEDKILETLSSSEGNILEDESAIQVLDSAKIMSNDITKKQKIAEETEIMIAESRECYRLIAKHSSVLFFTIADLTNIDPMYQYSLSWFVNLYINSIQDSKKSKILEKRVMYLVDHFTYNLFCNVCRSLFEKDKLLFSFLLCCNLLLAKNEIEYTDLVFLMTGGVGLQNTLANPDPSWLQDKSWDEICRANELPGLKGVKNSFIETPELFKPIFESKDPSNVPLPSPWDEKLNELQKMIIVRCLRPDKIVPAVNKYVITKIGKNFVQPPPFDLSKSYLDSNATIPLVFVLSPGADPMASLLKFAGDKDMGGNNFQSISLGQGQGPIASKMISTAMQNGTWVCLQNCHLAVSWMSTLEKICGDFSPATCHQDFRLWLTSYPSPKFPVTLLQNSVKMTNEPPTGLRLNILHSYMSSPVSDQNFFNNCTNKELVWEKLLYGLCFFHALVQERRKFGPLGWNIPYGFNETDLHISIRQLQLFINQYDEVPFEAITYLTGECNYGGRVTDKWDRRLLNTILADFYNRDVVDKPSYPFSPSGDYVAPPKSSYEDYLQFIKELPMNQHPEIFGMHENVDISKDLQQTKLLLDSLLLTQGRGSKGGGSSGSDNALYDITNNILTKLPNNFDIKVSLNKYPVIYKESMNTVLVQEMERCNRLCSTIRVSLHNLLKALKGLVVMDAELEGIAISLAVGKVPEQWAKCSYPSLKPLGSYINDFLARLKFFQDWFNNGKPSVFWLSGFVFTQAFLTAALQNYARKYNVPIDLLGFDFEVLPIVDSDRPPEDGVYINGLFLDGARWDKERGVLAEQYPKILFDMMPIIWIKPTKDIPDESDSRYVSPLYKTSERRGTLSTTGHSTNFVIPMLLPTTKRPQHWIKRGVALLCQLDD; this comes from the exons ATGAGGGCAAATTTGCACATTGTACATCCCATAATGCAAACCATCTTGGAAATTGGCAACACTACATTTTCTTCTATGGCATTGGTGGATCTTACAGGATACAG GGCTATGGGACCTGTTGACAGCAAGGAGTTGCATAAAGAGCTGGCTGTAGAATGTGAGACAGCAGAGGAACAAATCATGAATACCTGGTTCCCTAAAGTCATCAATTTACTAACAACTCCAAAAACACTGGGCTCAGTTAAAGAAGACGTGCTGAATGCCTTCTTTGACTGCGCATGCACCCTCATCTCCAATCAG CTGAAAAACCTGCTTCAGAGGAGTGTGGAAGAGTTTGTCTACCCGTTTCATCCAAACAACTACCACTTCTTACCCATCTTTCATATGACTTTAACATTTAATGATGAGAAAATGGGAATATACCCCACCTTAGAGGAACTTGAAGAAGATGTTTTTGAAATTCTTAATACCATTACAAACACACTGCAG AAAGTACAGACAGTTCAATCCTGGCTAGCACAATCCTCTTCTGAGTATGTGGATGCCAGGGCTCCTGATCACACGCTTGCTTGGGCTCGTTTCACTGTAACGGCAACTGTGCGCAAGAATCTGGAAGAACCTGACCGATATTTTCAGAATTATG TTGACAACTATGACTGGTTAGTCAATGGAACTGCCCAGAATCGAGTTGAGACCTTTGTCAATGAAACCCATTCATTTGCTGAATATATTAAG CAAGTCGAGGAGTTTTGTGACCTATCAAGGAAGCTTGACAAACTCCCAACCAAAGTTCACTTTCCAATGGTCGAATTATATTGTGAGCAGCTGAACCAGGGACTGGCTAAAAAAGCTAAAGCATATGCAGAAATCCTTATCAGCAAGATTAAAACTAAACATACAGAGCAAGTTCTACA gaTCTGCTCGGACTTTGAAACCATCCGTGAAAATGCTTTGAATGTGCCAGAGACAACAGATGACATGGCCAAAATGATTGACTATATTGAAATAACTAAGACGCAGAGTATTGTGCTTCTTCATGAAAAGATAAAG AAAGCCCAGATTAGACTAAGTTTCCTTCTAGATGTCCACATATTTGAACCTGAAGATCTTGAGCTGAATTCAACTGTCTTCATGTGGCCATTGAAAATCCAAGAGGTCTTTGAAGTCAGTGATGGG gttttacAAGAGGCGAATAGGAAAGGGGAAATGGAGATGCTTGCTAAAAGAGAAAGGGTCAAGGTTCATCTGGCCAAGTTGGAACGAAGGATTAAAGAGTTCCCTCACTGCTCTGATCTTGATATGATGCAGAAG taCATGACAGAAGTCAGAACAGTTCAGAATCTTCTTCAGGAGGCTGAGGAAACAATTACTGACATCCACAAAGATGAGATATTTCATCAGTGGGAACAGACACATTACCCAGAAGTGGAGGTCATGAGAGACAGTGTTGAACAATACCAGAAGTTGTTTGGACTGCTACTGAAGTGGCAACGTGCAGAGGGCAG GTGGATGGAGGGTTCTTTTGTGGACTTAGATGGTGCGGAAATGGAAGTAAAGCTGGATGAATTCTATCGGGAAATCTTCAAGATGTTAAAGTACTTCCAGAAAAGGAGTAAGAATAAACAGGATAGTAAAAAGAAAACTGGATTGTCAAAACAACGGCGTGGTGAAGAAGATGCAAACATGGATAAGAATCCGTCAATCTTGTGCTCCACTGTACTAGAGCAGGTCAAAAAGTTCAAG GAGTACATTCCTTTAGTATTAGTCCTGTGTAATCCGGGGATCAGAGGTCGCCACTGGAAGCAGATGTCGCAGATTGTTGGGTATGACCTCACTCCTGATGCTGGTACAACATTACGCAAAGTTCTCAAACAAAACTTGACTCCTTACCTCAAACAGTTTCAATCAGTTGGTGCTGCTGCAAGTAAA GAGTTTTCCATGGAGAAAGCCATGAAAAGCATGGTGACTCTTTGGGATGGTGTTTCACTTCAGCATCAGTCATACAGAGACACCGGTGTGTCCATCCTGACGGCTTTGGATGAAATTCAGGCAATGCTAGACGACCAGATTGTTAAAACTCAGACAATGAGGAACTCACCGTTTATCAAGCCCCTTGAAAAAGAGATCAAG GTTTGGGAGGAGCGTCTTCTTCGCATTCAGGAAACCATTGACGAGTGGTTGAAGGTGCAGGCCCAGTGGCTCTACCTTGAGCCCATTTTCTGTTCTGCTGACATCATGCAGCAAATTCCAGAGGAAGGACGACTCTTCCAAATCGTTGACAAAAACTGGAAGGAGGTTATGCGGCACTGTGTTAAGGACTCAAAG CTACTGGAGGCAACCTCAATGCCTGGCCTGCTAGAAAAACTACAAGAGTCCAACTGCCACCTGGAGACCATTATGAAGGGACTAAATAGCTATCTGGAGAAAAAGCGACTCTTTTTTCCACG GTTCTTCTTTTTGTCCAATGATGAAATGCTGGAAATTCTTTCTGAGACCAAAGATCCACTCTGTGTACAGCCCCATCTGAAGAAGTGCTTTGAGGGTATTGCCAAGCTAGACTTCCTACCAAATCTCGATATCCAG gcTATGTATAGCAGCGAAGGGGAGCGCGTTGAGCTAATCCAACGCATCTCCACGGTTGAGGCTAAAGGAGCAGTGGAGAAGTGGCTGATACAAGTGGAAGACTTAATGATTCACAGTGTCAGAAATGTAGTGGCTTGCTCCAGAATG gcCTATTCAGAAACTCCACGGAACCAGTGGGTGAGGGAGTGGCCTGGGCAGGTGGTGATATGTACCTCACAAATCTTCTGGACCTTGGAGGTACATGAAGCCATCAGGGCAGGGGCTAAA GGTGTGAAAAACTACTTTAAGGAACTTCAGAAACAGCTATCTGACATTGTGGGGCTGGTTAGAGGGAAACTTCCCAAGCAAACACGGATTACTTTGGGAGCACTGGTGACCATTGACGTTCATGCCAGAGATGTGGTTATGGAGCTCATTGATCACG gtgtAGCAAATGAAAGTGATTTCCGATGGCTAGCCCAGCTTCGTTACTACTGGAGTAATGGGGATGTTCGAGTTCGCATCATGAACTGCGATGTTAACTATGCATATGAGTATCTGGGAAACTGCCCTCGACTGGTCATCACCCCACTGACTGACAGATGCTACAGAACTCTG ATTGGAGCTTTTTTCCTAAATTTGGGTGGTGCACCTGAAGGTCCAGCTGGAACTGGAAAGACAGAAACCACCAAGGATCTAGCCAAAGCTTTAGCTGTGCAATGTGTGGTTTTCAATTGTTCTGATGGACTGGACTATCTTGCTATGGGCAAA tttttcaaAGGTTTGGCATCATCTGGAGCATGGGCTTGCTTCGACGAATTCAACCGCATCGAGCTTGAGGTCTTGTCTGTAGTGGCCCAGCAAGTCCTCTGCATCCAGAGGGCAATTGAGATGAACTTGGAGTACTTTGACTTTGAAGGAACCATGCTTAAACTCAACCCCAACTGTTTTGTGTCCATCACGATGAATCCTGGATATGCAGGACGCTCTGAACTCCCGGACAACCTCAAG GTGTTGTTTCGAACAGTGACCATGATGGTCCCCAACTATGCACTGATAGCCGAGATCTCACTCTATTCATATGGATTCCACAATGCCAAGCCTCTGTCAGTCAAGATTGCAATGACTTACAAGCTCTGTTCAGAGCAGCTCTCGTCCCAGTTCCATTACGATTACGGCATGAGGGCTGTCAAAGCTGTACTTGTTGCTGCAGGAAACCTCAAGCTCAAGTATCCCGATGAGAATGAGGACATACTG CTTCTAAGGTCTATCAAAGATGTTAACAAGCCCAAGTTTCTTTCGCATGATATTACACTGTTCAATGGAATCATCAGCGATTTGTTCCCTGGAGTCTCCCTTCCCGGGGCTGACTATGAA TTGTTTTTGGAAGCTGCTAAAGAGTGCTGTAAAAAACACAATGTACAGTCAACAAAGATCTTCATGGAGAAATTGATCCAGACGTATGAGATGATGATAGTCCGACATGG GTTCATGCTGGTGGGTGAGTCATTTGCAGGAAAGACAAAAGTGATCCATGTTCTCGCTGACACATTGATTCTGATGAATAAAAGAGGATATGGAGAGGAAGAAAAGGTCATCTTCAGGACATTGAACCCCAAGTCTATTACCATGGGACAGCTCTTTGGACACTTTGATCTTGTTTCTCATGAG TGGACAGATGGTCTTGTGGCCAACACGTTTCGTGAGTATGCATCGTCTGAAACGCTAGAACGTAAATGGGTGGTGTTTGACGGTCCAATTGATACGTTGTGGATTGAAAGTATGAACACTGTACTCGATGACAACAAAAAG TTGTGTCTGATGAGTGGAGAAATTATCCAGATGTCCAATCAGATGAGTCTAATTTTTGAAGCAATGGATCTGTCACAGGCCTCT CCTGCCACAGTCAGTCGATGTGGTATGATATACATGGAACCTTCTCAACTGGGCTGGGAGCCTTTAGTGCTCTCTTGGATGAACACGCTCCCAGATGTTCTGAAGAGTCCTGACCATAACAATCTACTGGTAGAACTCTTTCACTGGCTGCTGCCACCTTCCTTCAGTTTACTCCGTAAACACTGCAGA GAAGTTGTCACCACAACCAACTGGAACACATCTGTGTCCCTGTGTAGACTTTTTGAGATCCTGCTAATTAAACCTCTCGAGACGGAGACCAACAATGAAACAATTCGTGCCTGGGTCATG GCTGCCTTTTCCTTTTCCCTGGTGTGGTCTGTGGGTGGCAGCTGTGATTCAAAAAGCAGGGAGAAATTTAGTGAGTTCATTAGGGACACCGTGTCTGGTAAAACAGAAGATCATCCAGTTCCTGATATTGTTGGAAAATGGGAGTGCCCAGTGGATGAGAAAGGGCTGGTGTATGACTATTTCTATGAG TTTAAAGGAAAGGGGAAATGGATTCACTGGAATGATGCCATCAAAAGTGTCAGCCTGGGGGACAAAAGCACCAAAGTGCAGGACATCATTGTTCCCACCATCGACTCTGTTCGCTACACCTTCCTAATGGACATTTGTATCACCTATGGAAT ACCTCTGCTGTTGGCTGGCCCTACTGGCACTGGAAAGTCCGTGTATGTGATGGAGAAGTTGATGAACGGTCTGGACAAAGACCTCTTTTTACCCCTCTCAATCAATTTTTCAGCCCGCACCACAGCCAACCAAACCCAG AACATCATCATGGCCAAATTAGATAAGCGACGGAAAGGTGTCTTTGGCCCcccaatggggaaaaaatacctAATTTTCATAGATGATGTAAATATCCCAGCATTGGAACAGTTTGGAGCTCAGCCTCCCGTGGAGCTTCTACGACAATTTATGGATCACAGGAAGTG GTATGACCTGAAGGATACTTCTGGCATCAAACTAGTTGACATCCAGATTATTACAGCCATGGGTCCTCCTGGTGGGGGGAGGAATGCTGTGACATCTCGCTTCCTTCGCCACTTCAACATTTTTAGCATCAATTCCTTCAGTGATGAGACCATGCTCCGCATCTTCTCCATTATGGTGGCGTTCTATCTCAAGAACAATGAATTTCCACCAGAGTATTTTACTATTGGCAGCCAAATGGTGACAGCAACCATGGAA GTCTACAAGCAAGCAATGGAAAACTTACTTCCGACACCAGCCAAGTCTCACTACACTTTTAACCTGCGGGACTTCTCACGTGTTATACAAGGATGCCTGCTTGTGAAAAGCAAATCTCTGGAGAACAAGCGCACTATGATTCGCCTATTTGTCCACGAGGTCTTCCGTGTCTTTTACGATCGTCTGGTAGATGATAAGGATCGAGCGTGGTTCTATCAGCTGATGACCAAGATCCTCAAAGATCACTTCAATGAAAACTTTAACCAGGTGTTTGATCACCTTAAACAAGGCAGTCAA TTGGTTGAGCAAGACATGCAGACGCTGCTGTTTGGTGATTACATGAATCCTGACCTCGAGGCTGATGATCGCTTGTATGCCGAGGTGCCCTCCATAGAAAGCTTTGCTGAGGTGGTGGAGGGATGTCTTGTTGAATACAACCAGATGAACAAGAATCACATGAATCTCGTCATTTTCCG TTATGCCTTGGAACACCTGTCCCGAATAAGCCGTGTGTTGAAGCAGCCAGGCGGAAATGCCTTGCTAATAGGAGTGGGAGGCAGCGGTCGGCAGTCCATCACGCGCTTGGCTACTTTCATCGCCAAGATGAACCTTTTCCAGCCTGAGATCTCAAAGAGCTACAGCATCGTTGAGTGGAGGGACGACCTGAAG AAGCTTCTCAAAGATGCAGGGGTGAAGGGTGAAAGAACAGTATTTTTGCTCACGGATGCACAGATAAAAAATGAGACTTTTCTCGAGGATGTAAATAGTGTCCTGAACACAGGAGAGGTGCCCAATCTTTTTGCTGTGGATGAAAAACAGGATATCATTGAG ACAGTACGTCCCATTgcccaagcaaaaaataaaagtgtacaATTGAGCCAATTGACTCTGTTTGCCTATTTTGTGGCACGCTGCAAGGAGTACCTGCACATTGTTGTGGTATTCAGTCCTATTGGCGAAGCCTTTCGAAGTCGTTTGCGCCAGTTTCCATCCCTTATCAACTGCTGCACCATTAACTGGTTCCAG CCCTGGCCAGAAGATGCTCTTGAGCGGGTAGCCAACTCTTTCCTGACACCCCTGGAgatgaaagaaaatgagaggaaGGAAGTCATACCCATCTGCAAAACATTTCATACCTCTGCTATTCAACTTTCAGAGAG ATTCCTTTTTGAGCTTGGTCGCCATAATTATGTTACACCCACATCCTATCTGGAGCTCATGGGAGCTTTCAGTCAGCTCCTTACTATGAAAAGAGATGCAGTCATGAAGGCAAAGAAAAGATACACCAACGGTCTGGAAAAACTAGCCTTTGCTGAATCTCAG GTTGGTGAGATGAAATTGCAGCTTGTAGAATTACAACCCAAATTGGAAGAGGCACAGAgcgaaaacaaaagaataatgaAG GTGATCGCGGTGGAGTCTGTTGAGGTGGAAGCCAAAAGTAAACTTGTGCGGGTTGAAGAGGAGGCCACAGCTATTCAAGCTGGTGAGGCTCAATCGCTGAAAGATGAGTGTGATAGTGAACTGGCTGAGGCAATCCCTGCCCTGGAGGAAGCAATCACAGCTTTGAACACCTTGAAG CCTGCTGATATCACTGTTGTGAAGTCCATGAAAAACCCTCCTGCTGGCGTTAAGCTAGTGATGTCAGCCGTGTGCGTAATGAGGGGGATGCCTCCAGAGAAAGTTGCAGATCCTGCTGGATCAGGAAAAAAG GTTTTGGACTACTGGGGTCCAAGCAAGAAGCTACTAAGTGACATGAACTTTTTGAGGGATCTTAAAGAATATGATAAGGACAATATTCCT GCGGAATCAATGCAAAAAATCCGCTCTACCTTCATGACTAATCCTGACTTCAGCCCTGCTAAAGTGGCAAAAGCCTCTTCAGCAGCAGAGGGCCTATGCAAGTGGATCAAAGCAATAGAGTCTTATGACAGGGTGGTGAAG ATTGTTGCTcccaaaaaggcaaaacaagcGGAGGCTCAAGCAACACTGGCTGCTGCCATGACTGAGCTATCAGAGAAGAGAGCACATCTAAAAGAGGTGGAGCACCGTTTGGCTGatctaaaaagaacatttgacgAGAAGACAGAGGAGAAAAACAAGTTAGAAGCCCAAAGGGATTTGTGTCAAAGGAAATTAGACAGAGCTGAGAAACTCATTGGTGGTCTGGGTGGGGAGAAAATGAG ATGGTCGAAGGCTGCTGATGATCTGCAGAACGTATATGACAACCTCACTGGGGACATCCTAATCTCTGCTGGTGTCATGGCCTACCTGGGCCCTTTCACTGCAAACTTTAGACAGGACTGCACCAGTCATTGGATCAATTTGTGTCAA TCTAAGAGCATTCCATCTTCAGATGATTTCTCTCTCAGCAAAACCCTGGGAGATCCTATTAAGATTAGGGGGTGGAACATCGCTGGTCTTCCCACTGATGCTTTCTCTATTGACAACGGTGTCATTATCAGCAATTCCCGTCGATG GCCCCTGATGATTGACCCCCAGGGTCAGGCCAACAAGTGGGTGAAGAATTCagagaaagaaaacaacttGAACATAATCAAATTAACAGATGATGACTATATGAGAACTTTGGAGAACTGTATTCAGTTTGGAAGCCCTTTACTGCTTGAAAATGTAGGTGAAGAGTTGGACCCCTCGCTAGAACCTCTACTCCTCAAACAAACCTTCAAACAAG GTGGTGTAGAATATATAAAACTTGGGGAGTGCGTGATTGAGTACTCCCCCGAATTCCGCTTCTACATCACGACGAAGCTGAGGAACCCTCATTATTTaccagaactggtcaccaagGTGTCTTTGCTCAACTTCATGATCACCCCAGAAGGTTTAGAGGACCAGCTGCTGGGAATTGTGGTTGCCAAGGAAAG cccagAGCTTGAAGAGGAGAGAAATGTGCTCATTCTGCAGTCTGCTTCAAATACTAGGCAACTTAAGGAAACTGAGGACAAGATCCTCGAGACACTTTCGTCTTCAGAGGGAAACATTTTGGAGGATGAAAGTGCCATTCAGGTCCTTGACTCTGCGAAGATTATGTCCAATGAtataacaaagaaacaaaag ATTGCAGAGGAGACTGAAATCATGATAGCCGAGTCTAGAGAGTGTTACAGATTAATTGCTAAGCACTCCTCTGTTCTGTTCTTCACCATTGCTGACCTGACCAACATAGACCCAATGTATCAGTACTCTCTCAGTTGGTTTGTCAACCTTTATATAAACTCTATCCAAGACAG taaaaAGTCCAAGATTCTGGAAAAGCGGGTCATGTACCTGGTTGATCACTTCACCTATAACTTGTTTTGCAATGTGTGTCGTTCTCTATTTGAGAAGGACAAACTTCTCTTCTCCTTCCTCCTTTGCTGCAATCTGCTTCT GGCAAAAAACGAGATTGAGTACACTGACTTGGTCTTCTTGATGACGGGAGGCGTGGGCCTCCAGAACACCCTCGCTAATCCCGATCCTAGTTGGCTGCAGGACAAGAGCTGGGATGAGATTTGTCGAGCCAATGAGCTTCCTGGCTTAAAAGGAGTGAA AAACAGTTTCATTGAGACCCCAGAACTTTTCAAGCCCATTTTTGAGAGTAAAGACCCAAGCAATGTTCCTTTGCCATCGCCTTGGGATGAGAAACTCAATGAACTGCAGAAGATGATCATTGTCCGCTGTCTCAGGCCGGACAAGATTGTGCCAGCTGTTAACAAATATGTAATAACTAAGATTGGGAAAAATTTTGTTCAGCCCCCTCCATTTGACCTAAGCAAGAGCTACCTGGACTCTAATGCCACTATCCCGCTGGTGTTTGTGCTTTCTCCTGGTGCTGATCCCATGGCTA GCTTACTGAAGTTTGCAGGTGACAAGGACATGGGTGGTAACAATTTCCAGTCCATTTCTCTTGGGCAAGGCCAAGGACCCATTGCTTCCAAAATGATATCTACAGCCATGCAGAATGGGACATGGGTGTGTTTGCAAAATTGTCATCTGGCTGTGTCCTGGATGTCCAccctggagaagatctgtggggACTTTAGCCCTGCAACATGCCACCAAGACTTCCGACTTTGGCTCACAAGCTATCCATCGCCCAAG TTTCCAGTGACCCTTCTGCAGAATTCAGTGAAAATGACTAACGAGCCCCCAACAGGACTTCGACTAAACATATTACACTCATACATGTCAAGTCCTGTTAGTGACCAAAACTTCTtcaataattgcacaaataaggAACTG gtCTGGGAAAAGCTCCTGTATGGCCTGTGCTTCTTCCATGCACTTGTACAGGAGAGAAGGAAGTTTGGTCCATTAGGCTGGAATATTCCTTATGGCTTCAATGAGACCGACCTTCACATAAGTATCAGACAGCTTCAG TTGTTTATCAATCAATATGATGAGGTGCCTTTTGAGGCCATAACTTACCTGACTGGAGAGTGCAACTATGGAGGCCGCGTAACTGACAAGTGGGATAGGCGCCTCTTGAACACCATACTGGCTGACTTTTACAACAGGGATGTTGTGGATAAACCTTCTTATCCTTTCTCGCCCAGCGGTGATTATGTTGCACCCCCTAAATCCTCTTATGAGGACTACCTTCAATTTATCAAG GAGCTCCCAATGAACCAGCACCCAGAAATATTTGGGATGCACGAAAATGTGGACATTTCGAAGGACCTGCAGCAGACTAAGCTTTTGCTTGATTCACTGCTTCTCACCCAGGGAAGAGGATCTAAGGGTGGGGGTAGCTCTGGGAGTGACAATGCTCTGTATGACATAACAAATAACATCCTCACTAAG CTTCCAAATAATTTTGACATCAAAGTATCGCTCAATAAGTACCCGGTGATCTACAAGGAGAGTATGAACACTGTGCTTGTCCAAGAAATGGAGCGCTGCAATAG GCTTTGTAGTACCATCCGTGTTAGTCTTCACAACCTGCTCAAGGCCCTCAAGGGTTTAGTGGTAATGGATGCTGAGCTGGAGGGAATTGCAATTAGTTTGGCAGTGGGAAAAGTTCCTGAGCAATGGGCTAAATGCTCGTATCCAAGCCTCAAGCCACTGGGCAGCTACATTAATGACTTTCTCGCAAGGCTCAAATTTTTCCAG GACTGGTTCAATAACGGTAAGCCCAGTGTGTTCTGGCTGTCAGGATTCGTCTTCACCCAGGCCTTCCTAACAGCGGCTCTGCAGAACTACGCCAGGAAATACAATGTTCCAATTGACCTTCTGGGCTTTGACTTTGAG GTTCTTCCTATTGTTGACTCAGACAGGCCTCCAGAGGATGGTGTCTACATTAATGGATTGTTTCTTGATGGAGCTCGGTGGGATAAAGAACG GGGAGTTTTAGCAGAGCAGTATCCCAAAATCTTATTTGACATGATGCCCATTATCTGGATAAAACCCA CTAAAGACATCCCAGATGAATCTGACAGTCGCTATGTTTCTCCTCTCTACAAGACCAGTGAGAGGAGGGGCACCCTCTCTACAACAGGACACTCTACAAATTTTGTCATTCCGATGTTGTTGCCCACTACCAAGCGCCCTCAGCACTGGATCAAGCGTGGTGTGGCACTACTCTGTCAACTTGATGACTGA